The DNA sequence GAAGGGGAAGACGTTATCGCTACGCTGCAATCTCAAATTTCTCGTCCAAAGGACGATCGGCCTCTGGCCGAAAAACTCAAATCTCAAAACCACAACTCAAATGTCAAAACTGACGTTGAGACTGTGATTGTGACCGGGGACAGGGATGTCTTGCAATTGGTGGATGAGAAGACGAAAGTATATTCGCCGCTGAAGGGGTTATCGAATCCGGTAATCTATGACGCTAAAGAGGTCTTTGAGAGATACGGATTGCGGCCCGATCAGATTGTGGATTATAAAGCTTTGCGCGGGGACCCCTCGGACAATATCCCAGGGGTGCCGGGGGTGGGGGAGAAGACGGCCGTCGATTTATTGCAAAAATATGATACTTTGGAGGGAGTGTTCGATCATTTAAATGAATTAACGTCAAGACAGCGGAAGCTCTTGAGTGGTCAGAAAGAACAGGCAGAACTTTCGCAGATGCTGGCGACGATTACCAGTGATGCGCCGGTGGAGTTGGATTTGGAAAAGTGCCTGGTTGGTGATTTTCGCTCGGAAAAAGCGCTTGAGGCCTTGAAGAAGTTGCAATTTAGATCGCTGGTTAAAGAACTTGAGGATAACAGAGAAGAGCAGAGGGAAAAAGAGGCCCACCCGCAGATGAAGCTGATTTAACAACATTCCTAGTCTGTCTGTTTCTTGGCCGTTCGGCCAAGAAACAGACACACCCGTAATGGCTTAGTGGGGGGATAATTTATGAAAGTTGCGCTGGTGCATGATTATTTGACGGAATACGGGGGAGCGGAACGGGTGCTGGAGGCGATTCACGAAATTTGGCCGGAGGCGCCGGTTTTTACTTCATTGTTTGACGAGAATGTAATTGCAGGGCTTGTCCCTGCCTTAAACTTAGGCGACCACAAGGGTCGCAACTACAGGTGGGATATTCGTCCGTCGCGGATGCAGAAGTTTCCTTTTGTTCGCTGGCTTTCGAAACAATACACCTTCTTTTACCCCTTGGTTTTTGAGCACTTTGATCTCCGAGAGTACGATGTCATTATCTCCGATGGCACCATTTGGTCTAAGGGGGTTTTGACGACCCCGGAACAACTTCATATTCATTATTGCCATACTCCAGCGAGGTTTCTTTATCACTACGGGGCGGAAAGTAGCCGCCGTGATGTTTGGTATTACCGACCGGTGGTCAAGATACTGGATCATTATTTGAGAATTTGGGATTTTGAGAGCGCCCAGCGGCCGGATTTTATTATTGCCAACTCGAAGACGGTGGGGGAGAGGGTTAGGAAGTTTTGGCGGCGGGAGGCGACCGTTATCTACCCTCCAGTGAGTTTGGTTTCAGAACAACTCAGAAAACTCAGTGAATCAGAACGTCAGAAAAATCAGAGTGTCAGAAATTC is a window from the Patescibacteria group bacterium genome containing:
- a CDS encoding glycosyltransferase, producing the protein MKVALVHDYLTEYGGAERVLEAIHEIWPEAPVFTSLFDENVIAGLVPALNLGDHKGRNYRWDIRPSRMQKFPFVRWLSKQYTFFYPLVFEHFDLREYDVIISDGTIWSKGVLTTPEQLHIHYCHTPARFLYHYGAESSRRDVWYYRPVVKILDHYLRIWDFESAQRPDFIIANSKTVGERVRKFWRREATVIYPPVSLVSEQLRKLSESERQKNQSVRNSDTSDAPTFRRSDAPSYSEFSGNPYFLVVSRLSAYKNIDLAIEACNKLNLPLVIVGTGREEERLKALAGKNIKFMDFVEDQELSKLYKACKALIFPVSDEDFGIVPVEAMSFGKPVIALRSGGVQETVVEGKTGVFFDQPTVESLVAAIERFEGGLKGVKGVKEDCVARAKGFSKERFQQQFREFVENKWKERFKG